A stretch of the Triplophysa dalaica isolate WHDGS20190420 chromosome 19, ASM1584641v1, whole genome shotgun sequence genome encodes the following:
- the amot gene encoding angiomotin isoform X1, protein MFRKKASSSLRMRRISENNSKRSVDRTRSSSFHEVGRSKELEMRAAASVSEDTSASSGSSHTVLQRLIQEQMRYGDGRNYLAMQQQQQQHQQQQGPVSGYPGPGSPGDEHSMVSHIARQEPQGQELQADSGMEKLNARNAGGGGSVGAGSGGGSCGQGPNPEDLPTYEEAKVQSQYFRGHQPQQPQPQLPQSVGAAFYVTGVSNPKVRPPEGRATVQRVSGSKVHQDDGLKDLKQGHVRSLSERLMQLSLATSGVKAHAPVTSSPLSPQLPPPGLPGDYYKPSGPQHRGPPPDYPFKAMPSPPKQQHHQQHHQPPHQEPGHFYTDHRGTNQPARTEIPHVRYQPPPEYGSFRSSKESSSHSQRSVHHHSPSSSVTSGGSLSRAQSLALSSILASSHPPPSMGPQGEPPYPMGARSPHGPGSHQGDPYGLGHPPHQRSHGFPHDHYGSAPRGLHMHQHQYHQQGHPQQLQQNQGQHYQHPHSMQGDPYAMLARAQQMVEMLSEENRLLKQELEVCGEKVSKLQKLETEIQMVSEAYENLAKSSSKREALEKTMRNKLELEVRRLHDFNRDLRDRMETANKQLAAKECEGTEDNRKTISQLLAQNKETQREKEKLEIEFNSLRSTNEDQRRHIEIRDQALNNAQAKVVKFEEELKKKQVYVEKVERMQQALAQLQAACEKREQLEHRLRTRLERELESLRMQQRQGGSQNTVGPEFSTASLMEHLREKEERILALEADMTKWEQKYLEESVMRQFALDAAASVATQRDTFSSIISHSPSSSYDTSVEARIQKEEEEILMANRRCLDMESRIKNLHAQIIEKDAMIKVLHQRSRKEPASKLDGPAMRPSKSLMSIAMGTGSSGSSSLLSHSLGLSGSSPITEERREDRSWKGSLGVLLGPEFRGDSLRTESISSSPSPVFPSTPLPATTHSKTGSRDSCTQTDKGQETSKPSTPALQSVSGPSRFSSPSPVYIPDRIADVPVFHSSTLERRAPVQNLPSPLPQQNLSQQDVDNEMVEILI, encoded by the exons ATGTTTCGGAAAAAAGCCTCATCTTCGTTGAGAATGCGGAGAATATCAGAAAACAATAGTAAAC GGAGTGTGGACCGCACCCGAAGCTCCTCCTTCCATGAGGTGGGCAGGTCAAAAGAGCTGGAAATGAGGGCAGCAGCCTCGGTGTCCGAGGACACGTCGGCTAGCAGCGGAAGCAGCCACACTGTTTTACAGCGCCTCATACAAGAGCAAATGCGGTATGGCGATGGACGCAATTACCTTGCCAtgcaacaacaacagcagcagcaccaACAGCAACAAGGTCCAGTAAGTGGTTACCCAGGCCCTGGCAGTCCAGGGGACGAGCACTCAATGGTCTCCCACATTGCCAGGCAAGAGCCTCAGGGCCAGGAGCTGCAGGCCGACAGTGGCATGGAAAAGCTAAATGCACGTAACGCGGGAGGTGGCGGCAGTGTGGGGGCAGGGTCAGGTGGTGGGAGCTGTGGACAAGGACCGAATCCTGAGGACCTACCTACCTACGAGGAGGCCAAGGTGCAGTCGCAGTATTTCCGTGGCCACCAGCCTCAGCAGCCTCAGCCACAGCTACCCCAATCAGTCGGTGCTGCATTTTACGTGACTGGTGTAAGCAACCCTAAGGTGCGACCCCCGGAGGGCAGGGCCACGGTGCAGAGGGTGAGCGGGAGTAAAGTGCACCAGGACGATGGACTAAAAGATTTAAAGCAAGGCCACGTGCGTTCTCTTAGCGAAAGACTGATGCAGCTTTCATTGGCCACCAGTGGGGTCAAGGCTCATGCGCCTGTTACCAGTTCTCCTCTTTCCCCCCAACTGCCCCCACCTGGTCTGCCAGGAGACTACTATAAACCCTCTGGACCCCAACATAGGGGACCACCCCCAGACTACCCGTTCAAAGCAATGCCCTCTCCACCCAAACAACAACATCACCAACAGCACCATCAGCCTCCACACCAGGAGCCCGGACACTTCTACACGGACCACCGTGGGACCAACCAACCAGCCAGGACCGAAATTCCTCATGTTCGTTACCAGCCACCGCCCGAGTACGGCTCTTTCCG GTCAAGTAAGGAGAGTTCGAGTCACTCCCAAAGGTCTGTCCATCACCACAGCCCCTCATCTTCTGTCACATCAGGAGGATCTCTATCCCGCGCACAGTCTTTGGCTCTCAGCAGCATCTTGGCTTCTTCCCACCCTCCTCCATCCATGGGCCCTCAAGGTGAACCACCCTATCCCATGGGTGCACGAAGCCCACATGGCCCCGGCTCGCACCAAGGCGATCCATACGGCCTGGGACACCCACCCCATCAGCGGAGCCACGGATTTCCTCATGATCATTACGGGTCGGCTCCTAGGGGGCTCCACATGCACCAGCATCAGTACCACCAGCAAGGTCATCCCCAACAGCTGCAACAGAATCAAGGACAACACTACCAGCACCCACACTCCATGCAGGGTGATCCCTACGCCATGTTAGCCCGGGCCCAGCAGATGGTGGAGATGCTGTCCGAAGAGAACCGATTGCTCAAGCAGGAGCTGGAAGTGTGTGGGGAGAAGGTGTCAAAACTGCAGAAG ctGGAGACTGAGATTCAGATGGTGTCCGAAGCTTATGAGAACTTGGCTAAATCGTCCTCTAAGAGAGAGGCTTTGGAGAAGACAATGAGAAATAAATTGGAGTTGGAGGTGCGCAGGTTGCACGACTTCAACAGAGACCTGAGAG ATCGAATGGAGACAGCCAACAAGCAGTTAGCCGCTAAAGAGTGCGAGGGCACCGAGGACAATCGTAAAACCATCTCACAGCTTCTGGCTCAGA ACAAGGAGACCCAGAGAGAAAAGGAGAAGTTGGAGATCGAGTTTAATTCGCTTCGCTCCACAAATGAGGACCAGCGCAGGCACATCGAGATCCGTGATCAGGCTTTAAATAACGCGCAGGCCAAAGTGGTCAAGTTTGAGGAAGAG ctgaaGAAGAAGCAGGTATATGTGGAGAAGGTGGAGCGGATGCAGCAGGCCCTAGCGCAGCTTCAGGCGGCCTGTGAGAAGCGAGAGCAGCTGGAGCATCGCCTGCGCACCCGACTGGAGAGAGAGCTGGAATCTCTTCGCATGCAACAG agGCAGGGTGGTTCTCAGAACACTGTTGGTCCTGAGTTCAGCACAGCATCTTTGATGGAACATCTGAGAGAAAAGGAAGAGAGGATTTTGGCCCTGGAGGCCGACATGACCAAATGGGAGCAGAAATATTTGGAGGAGAGCGTCATGAGACAATTCGCACTAGATGCTGCGGCTTCTGTGGCCACACAGAG AGACACCTTCTCCAGCATCATCAGCCACTCCCCCAGCAGCAGCTACGACACATCGGTGGAAGCCCGTATACAGAAAGAAGAGGAGGAGATCCTCATGGCCAACCGCCGCTGTCTGGACATGGAGAGCAGGATTAAGAACCTGCACGCTCAGATTATAGAGAAGGACGCCATGATAAAAGTCCTGCACCAGCGTTCACGCAAAGAACCCGCCAGCAAGTTAGATGGCCCAGCCATGAGACCCTCCAAGTCTTTGATGTCCATCGCAATGGGAACCGGCAGCTCGGGCAGCTCCAGTCTGCTGTCACACTCTCTGGGTCTCAGCGGGAGCAGCCCGATCACAGAGGAACGCAGGGAGGACCGCAGCTGGAAGGGCAGCCTGG GTGTTCTGCTGGGTCCAGAGTTCAGAGGAGACTCTCTGAGGACAGAGTCCATCTCCTCATCTCCATCTCCAGTGTTTCCGTCCACCCCCTTGCCGGCCACCACACACTCAAAGACCGGCAGCAGGGACAGCTGCACTCAGACAGACAAGGGTCAGGAGACCAGCAAGCCGAGCACGCCCGCCCTCCAGAGCGTATCCGGACCCAGCCGATTCAGCAGCCCGAGCCCCGTCTATATACCCGACCGCATCGCAG ATGTGCCAGTGTTCCACAGCAGTACGTTGGAGAGGAGAGCTCCGGTACAGAACCTCCCCTCACCCCTCCCGCAGCAAAACCTCTCTCAACAGGATGTGGACAATGAGATGGTCGAAATTCTCATCTGA
- the amot gene encoding angiomotin isoform X2 has protein sequence MRAAASVSEDTSASSGSSHTVLQRLIQEQMRYGDGRNYLAMQQQQQQHQQQQGPVSGYPGPGSPGDEHSMVSHIARQEPQGQELQADSGMEKLNARNAGGGGSVGAGSGGGSCGQGPNPEDLPTYEEAKVQSQYFRGHQPQQPQPQLPQSVGAAFYVTGVSNPKVRPPEGRATVQRVSGSKVHQDDGLKDLKQGHVRSLSERLMQLSLATSGVKAHAPVTSSPLSPQLPPPGLPGDYYKPSGPQHRGPPPDYPFKAMPSPPKQQHHQQHHQPPHQEPGHFYTDHRGTNQPARTEIPHVRYQPPPEYGSFRSSKESSSHSQRSVHHHSPSSSVTSGGSLSRAQSLALSSILASSHPPPSMGPQGEPPYPMGARSPHGPGSHQGDPYGLGHPPHQRSHGFPHDHYGSAPRGLHMHQHQYHQQGHPQQLQQNQGQHYQHPHSMQGDPYAMLARAQQMVEMLSEENRLLKQELEVCGEKVSKLQKLETEIQMVSEAYENLAKSSSKREALEKTMRNKLELEVRRLHDFNRDLRDRMETANKQLAAKECEGTEDNRKTISQLLAQNKETQREKEKLEIEFNSLRSTNEDQRRHIEIRDQALNNAQAKVVKFEEELKKKQVYVEKVERMQQALAQLQAACEKREQLEHRLRTRLERELESLRMQQRQGGSQNTVGPEFSTASLMEHLREKEERILALEADMTKWEQKYLEESVMRQFALDAAASVATQRDTFSSIISHSPSSSYDTSVEARIQKEEEEILMANRRCLDMESRIKNLHAQIIEKDAMIKVLHQRSRKEPASKLDGPAMRPSKSLMSIAMGTGSSGSSSLLSHSLGLSGSSPITEERREDRSWKGSLGVLLGPEFRGDSLRTESISSSPSPVFPSTPLPATTHSKTGSRDSCTQTDKGQETSKPSTPALQSVSGPSRFSSPSPVYIPDRIADVPVFHSSTLERRAPVQNLPSPLPQQNLSQQDVDNEMVEILI, from the exons ATGAGGGCAGCAGCCTCGGTGTCCGAGGACACGTCGGCTAGCAGCGGAAGCAGCCACACTGTTTTACAGCGCCTCATACAAGAGCAAATGCGGTATGGCGATGGACGCAATTACCTTGCCAtgcaacaacaacagcagcagcaccaACAGCAACAAGGTCCAGTAAGTGGTTACCCAGGCCCTGGCAGTCCAGGGGACGAGCACTCAATGGTCTCCCACATTGCCAGGCAAGAGCCTCAGGGCCAGGAGCTGCAGGCCGACAGTGGCATGGAAAAGCTAAATGCACGTAACGCGGGAGGTGGCGGCAGTGTGGGGGCAGGGTCAGGTGGTGGGAGCTGTGGACAAGGACCGAATCCTGAGGACCTACCTACCTACGAGGAGGCCAAGGTGCAGTCGCAGTATTTCCGTGGCCACCAGCCTCAGCAGCCTCAGCCACAGCTACCCCAATCAGTCGGTGCTGCATTTTACGTGACTGGTGTAAGCAACCCTAAGGTGCGACCCCCGGAGGGCAGGGCCACGGTGCAGAGGGTGAGCGGGAGTAAAGTGCACCAGGACGATGGACTAAAAGATTTAAAGCAAGGCCACGTGCGTTCTCTTAGCGAAAGACTGATGCAGCTTTCATTGGCCACCAGTGGGGTCAAGGCTCATGCGCCTGTTACCAGTTCTCCTCTTTCCCCCCAACTGCCCCCACCTGGTCTGCCAGGAGACTACTATAAACCCTCTGGACCCCAACATAGGGGACCACCCCCAGACTACCCGTTCAAAGCAATGCCCTCTCCACCCAAACAACAACATCACCAACAGCACCATCAGCCTCCACACCAGGAGCCCGGACACTTCTACACGGACCACCGTGGGACCAACCAACCAGCCAGGACCGAAATTCCTCATGTTCGTTACCAGCCACCGCCCGAGTACGGCTCTTTCCG GTCAAGTAAGGAGAGTTCGAGTCACTCCCAAAGGTCTGTCCATCACCACAGCCCCTCATCTTCTGTCACATCAGGAGGATCTCTATCCCGCGCACAGTCTTTGGCTCTCAGCAGCATCTTGGCTTCTTCCCACCCTCCTCCATCCATGGGCCCTCAAGGTGAACCACCCTATCCCATGGGTGCACGAAGCCCACATGGCCCCGGCTCGCACCAAGGCGATCCATACGGCCTGGGACACCCACCCCATCAGCGGAGCCACGGATTTCCTCATGATCATTACGGGTCGGCTCCTAGGGGGCTCCACATGCACCAGCATCAGTACCACCAGCAAGGTCATCCCCAACAGCTGCAACAGAATCAAGGACAACACTACCAGCACCCACACTCCATGCAGGGTGATCCCTACGCCATGTTAGCCCGGGCCCAGCAGATGGTGGAGATGCTGTCCGAAGAGAACCGATTGCTCAAGCAGGAGCTGGAAGTGTGTGGGGAGAAGGTGTCAAAACTGCAGAAG ctGGAGACTGAGATTCAGATGGTGTCCGAAGCTTATGAGAACTTGGCTAAATCGTCCTCTAAGAGAGAGGCTTTGGAGAAGACAATGAGAAATAAATTGGAGTTGGAGGTGCGCAGGTTGCACGACTTCAACAGAGACCTGAGAG ATCGAATGGAGACAGCCAACAAGCAGTTAGCCGCTAAAGAGTGCGAGGGCACCGAGGACAATCGTAAAACCATCTCACAGCTTCTGGCTCAGA ACAAGGAGACCCAGAGAGAAAAGGAGAAGTTGGAGATCGAGTTTAATTCGCTTCGCTCCACAAATGAGGACCAGCGCAGGCACATCGAGATCCGTGATCAGGCTTTAAATAACGCGCAGGCCAAAGTGGTCAAGTTTGAGGAAGAG ctgaaGAAGAAGCAGGTATATGTGGAGAAGGTGGAGCGGATGCAGCAGGCCCTAGCGCAGCTTCAGGCGGCCTGTGAGAAGCGAGAGCAGCTGGAGCATCGCCTGCGCACCCGACTGGAGAGAGAGCTGGAATCTCTTCGCATGCAACAG agGCAGGGTGGTTCTCAGAACACTGTTGGTCCTGAGTTCAGCACAGCATCTTTGATGGAACATCTGAGAGAAAAGGAAGAGAGGATTTTGGCCCTGGAGGCCGACATGACCAAATGGGAGCAGAAATATTTGGAGGAGAGCGTCATGAGACAATTCGCACTAGATGCTGCGGCTTCTGTGGCCACACAGAG AGACACCTTCTCCAGCATCATCAGCCACTCCCCCAGCAGCAGCTACGACACATCGGTGGAAGCCCGTATACAGAAAGAAGAGGAGGAGATCCTCATGGCCAACCGCCGCTGTCTGGACATGGAGAGCAGGATTAAGAACCTGCACGCTCAGATTATAGAGAAGGACGCCATGATAAAAGTCCTGCACCAGCGTTCACGCAAAGAACCCGCCAGCAAGTTAGATGGCCCAGCCATGAGACCCTCCAAGTCTTTGATGTCCATCGCAATGGGAACCGGCAGCTCGGGCAGCTCCAGTCTGCTGTCACACTCTCTGGGTCTCAGCGGGAGCAGCCCGATCACAGAGGAACGCAGGGAGGACCGCAGCTGGAAGGGCAGCCTGG GTGTTCTGCTGGGTCCAGAGTTCAGAGGAGACTCTCTGAGGACAGAGTCCATCTCCTCATCTCCATCTCCAGTGTTTCCGTCCACCCCCTTGCCGGCCACCACACACTCAAAGACCGGCAGCAGGGACAGCTGCACTCAGACAGACAAGGGTCAGGAGACCAGCAAGCCGAGCACGCCCGCCCTCCAGAGCGTATCCGGACCCAGCCGATTCAGCAGCCCGAGCCCCGTCTATATACCCGACCGCATCGCAG ATGTGCCAGTGTTCCACAGCAGTACGTTGGAGAGGAGAGCTCCGGTACAGAACCTCCCCTCACCCCTCCCGCAGCAAAACCTCTCTCAACAGGATGTGGACAATGAGATGGTCGAAATTCTCATCTGA
- the LOC130407774 gene encoding mitochondrial fission factor-like isoform X3 gives MASPGYFGDGPALRERDPYFTGVISQKMRVPERLRFGPAVHRHESADQTSESVSASYSMHIPDRLALTDVPDLSPRPLFSKHTSSMWDLQHGSWDRESYLREPVQSPLRRSYSDQAFGRTPPGTPTNPKQALLSPSPRRVGRPPAVDSDPSPPNPQGIPSIPPNLLSPQSVLQAAKELGQQASQKILQTVTSKYSSSASQEYWLSPEDDTGTAVEFMVLRRQVVKMSRRIACLDRQNAERRQTELVLFSLLASACLINGWLWMRR, from the exons ATGGCATCTCCGGGGTATTTTGGTGACGGTCCGGCGTTGCGTGAACGCGACCCGTACTTCACCGGGGTCATCAGCCAGAAGATGCGCGTGCCCGAGAGGCTGCGGTTCGGACCGGCGGTTCACAGGCACGAGTCTGCAGACCAGACATCTGAAAGTGTGTCTGCATCATACAGCATGCACATACCGGACAGACTGGCCTTAACAG ATGTTCCTGATCTGAGTCCACGGCCGCTCTTCTCTAAACACACCTCATCCATGTGGGACCTGCAGCATGGCTCATGGGACAGAGAGTCGTACCTGAGAGAGCCTGTTCAG AGTCCACTCCGTAGGTCTTATAGTGACCAGGCCTTCGGTCGGACCCCGCCTGGAACCCCCACAAACCCTAAACAGGCACTTCTCTCACCGTCTCC CCGCCGTGTTGGACGTCCACCTGCTGTAGACTCAGACCCGTCCCCACCAAACCCCCAGGGAATCCCGTCCATCCCACCCAACCTGCTCTCCCCACAGAGCGTCCTGCAGGCCGCCAAGGAGCTGGGCCAGCAGGCTTCTCAGAAAATCCTCCAGACTGTTACCAGTAAATACTCCTCCAG TGCATCACAGGAGTACTGGCTCAGCCCAGAGGACGACACAGGAACTGCTGTTGAATTTATGGTGCTCCGCAGACAG GTGGTGAAGATGAGCAGACGGATAGCATGTCTAGACAGACAAAATGCAGAGCGCAGACAGACGGAACTGGTGCTTTTCTCTCTGTTGGCGTCTGCCTGCCTGATCAACGGCTGGCTGTGGATGCGTAGATGA
- the LOC130407774 gene encoding mitochondrial fission factor-like isoform X1, translating into MASPGYFGDGPALRERDPYFTGVISQKMRVPERLRFGPAVHRHESADQTSESVSASYSMHIPDRLALTDVPDLSPRPLFSKHTSSMWDLQHGSWDRESYLREPVQSPLRRSYSDQAFGRTPPGTPTNPKQALLSPSPRRVGRPPAVDSDPSPPNPQGIPSIPPNLLSPQSVLQAAKELGQQASQKILQTVTSKYSSRFGYSENRPSQTVEVQPDQSRTSASQEYWLSPEDDTGTAVEFMVLRRQVVKMSRRIACLDRQNAERRQTELVLFSLLASACLINGWLWMRR; encoded by the exons ATGGCATCTCCGGGGTATTTTGGTGACGGTCCGGCGTTGCGTGAACGCGACCCGTACTTCACCGGGGTCATCAGCCAGAAGATGCGCGTGCCCGAGAGGCTGCGGTTCGGACCGGCGGTTCACAGGCACGAGTCTGCAGACCAGACATCTGAAAGTGTGTCTGCATCATACAGCATGCACATACCGGACAGACTGGCCTTAACAG ATGTTCCTGATCTGAGTCCACGGCCGCTCTTCTCTAAACACACCTCATCCATGTGGGACCTGCAGCATGGCTCATGGGACAGAGAGTCGTACCTGAGAGAGCCTGTTCAG AGTCCACTCCGTAGGTCTTATAGTGACCAGGCCTTCGGTCGGACCCCGCCTGGAACCCCCACAAACCCTAAACAGGCACTTCTCTCACCGTCTCC CCGCCGTGTTGGACGTCCACCTGCTGTAGACTCAGACCCGTCCCCACCAAACCCCCAGGGAATCCCGTCCATCCCACCCAACCTGCTCTCCCCACAGAGCGTCCTGCAGGCCGCCAAGGAGCTGGGCCAGCAGGCTTCTCAGAAAATCCTCCAGACTGTTACCAGTAAATACTCCTCCAG GTTCGGTTACTCAGAAAACCGCCCCTCACAGACTGTGGAGGTTCAACCTGACCAGAGCAGGACAAG TGCATCACAGGAGTACTGGCTCAGCCCAGAGGACGACACAGGAACTGCTGTTGAATTTATGGTGCTCCGCAGACAG GTGGTGAAGATGAGCAGACGGATAGCATGTCTAGACAGACAAAATGCAGAGCGCAGACAGACGGAACTGGTGCTTTTCTCTCTGTTGGCGTCTGCCTGCCTGATCAACGGCTGGCTGTGGATGCGTAGATGA
- the LOC130407774 gene encoding mitochondrial fission factor-like isoform X2 — MYGSAGKVMASPGYFGDGPALRERDPYFTGVISQKMRVPERLRFGPAVHRHESADQTSESVSASYSMHIPDRLALTDVPDLSPRPLFSKHTSSMWDLQHGSWDRESYLREPVQSPLRRSYSDQAFGRTPPGTPTNPKQALLSPSPRRVGRPPAVDSDPSPPNPQGIPSIPPNLLSPQSVLQAAKELGQQASQKILQTVTSKYSSRFGYSENRPSQTVEVQPDQSRTSASQEYWLSPEDDTGTAVEFMVLRRQVVKMSRRIACLDRQNAERRQTELVLFSLLASACLINGWLWMRR, encoded by the exons ATGTACG GTAGTGCAGGGAAAGTTATGGCATCTCCGGGGTATTTTGGTGACGGTCCGGCGTTGCGTGAACGCGACCCGTACTTCACCGGGGTCATCAGCCAGAAGATGCGCGTGCCCGAGAGGCTGCGGTTCGGACCGGCGGTTCACAGGCACGAGTCTGCAGACCAGACATCTGAAAGTGTGTCTGCATCATACAGCATGCACATACCGGACAGACTGGCCTTAACAG ATGTTCCTGATCTGAGTCCACGGCCGCTCTTCTCTAAACACACCTCATCCATGTGGGACCTGCAGCATGGCTCATGGGACAGAGAGTCGTACCTGAGAGAGCCTGTTCAG AGTCCACTCCGTAGGTCTTATAGTGACCAGGCCTTCGGTCGGACCCCGCCTGGAACCCCCACAAACCCTAAACAGGCACTTCTCTCACCGTCTCC CCGCCGTGTTGGACGTCCACCTGCTGTAGACTCAGACCCGTCCCCACCAAACCCCCAGGGAATCCCGTCCATCCCACCCAACCTGCTCTCCCCACAGAGCGTCCTGCAGGCCGCCAAGGAGCTGGGCCAGCAGGCTTCTCAGAAAATCCTCCAGACTGTTACCAGTAAATACTCCTCCAG GTTCGGTTACTCAGAAAACCGCCCCTCACAGACTGTGGAGGTTCAACCTGACCAGAGCAGGACAAG TGCATCACAGGAGTACTGGCTCAGCCCAGAGGACGACACAGGAACTGCTGTTGAATTTATGGTGCTCCGCAGACAG GTGGTGAAGATGAGCAGACGGATAGCATGTCTAGACAGACAAAATGCAGAGCGCAGACAGACGGAACTGGTGCTTTTCTCTCTGTTGGCGTCTGCCTGCCTGATCAACGGCTGGCTGTGGATGCGTAGATGA
- the LOC130407774 gene encoding mitochondrial fission factor-like isoform X4, with protein MASPGYFGDGPALRERDPYFTGVISQKMRVPERLRFGPAVHRHESADQTSESVSASYSMHIPDRLALTDVPDLSPRPLFSKHTSSMWDLQHGSWDRESYLREPVQSPLRRSYSDQAFGRTPPGTPTNPKQALLSPSPASQEYWLSPEDDTGTAVEFMVLRRQVVKMSRRIACLDRQNAERRQTELVLFSLLASACLINGWLWMRR; from the exons ATGGCATCTCCGGGGTATTTTGGTGACGGTCCGGCGTTGCGTGAACGCGACCCGTACTTCACCGGGGTCATCAGCCAGAAGATGCGCGTGCCCGAGAGGCTGCGGTTCGGACCGGCGGTTCACAGGCACGAGTCTGCAGACCAGACATCTGAAAGTGTGTCTGCATCATACAGCATGCACATACCGGACAGACTGGCCTTAACAG ATGTTCCTGATCTGAGTCCACGGCCGCTCTTCTCTAAACACACCTCATCCATGTGGGACCTGCAGCATGGCTCATGGGACAGAGAGTCGTACCTGAGAGAGCCTGTTCAG AGTCCACTCCGTAGGTCTTATAGTGACCAGGCCTTCGGTCGGACCCCGCCTGGAACCCCCACAAACCCTAAACAGGCACTTCTCTCACCGTCTCC TGCATCACAGGAGTACTGGCTCAGCCCAGAGGACGACACAGGAACTGCTGTTGAATTTATGGTGCTCCGCAGACAG GTGGTGAAGATGAGCAGACGGATAGCATGTCTAGACAGACAAAATGCAGAGCGCAGACAGACGGAACTGGTGCTTTTCTCTCTGTTGGCGTCTGCCTGCCTGATCAACGGCTGGCTGTGGATGCGTAGATGA
- the LOC130407775 gene encoding transmembrane gamma-carboxyglutamic acid protein 3, translating into MAGAFLGGKDANSLLKRFPRANGFLEEFRQGNIERECVQESCSFEEANEVFENKERTMEFWKKRSIYTVNSSADSRSDRPDTVYMVVPLLGVALLIIIGLFLIWRCQLQKATRRRPAYTQNRYLANRNTRSLPRILVHRDPPSHSENSHANERPSVVVSGVERGGASVSNQDAHHHSNRTQNNRSLYVQDSSLSVASHLSGATPPPSYEEVTGHLESSSDETTAPYSDPPPKYEEIVLEK; encoded by the exons ATGGCTGGAG CGTTCCTGGGTGGAAAGGATGCAAACTCTCTCCTCAAACGTTTTCCACGTGCAAACGGCTTCTTGGAGGAGTTTCGGCAGGGCAACATTGAAAGGGAGTGTGTTCAGGAGAGCTGCAGCTTTGAGGAGGCCAATGAAGTGTTTGAAAACAAGGAGCGAACG ATGGAGTTCTGGAAGAAACGCAGCATCTACACAGTGAACAGCAGCGCTGATTCACGCTCAGATCGTCCGGACACTGTATACATGGTGGTGCCACTCCTCGGCGTGGCTCTTCTCATCATCATCGGGCTCTTCCTTATCTGGCGCTGTCAGCTGCAGAAAGCCACGCGGCGGCGTCCAGCTTACACCCAGAATCGCTATTTGGCTAACCGCAACACCAGGAGCCTTCCACGCATCCTGGTGCATCGCGACCCACCCTCGCATTCAGAGAACTCTCATGCCAACGAGAGGCCCAGTGTGGTGGTCAGCGGTGTTGAGAGGGGTGGAGCTTCTGTCTCAAATCAGGATGCCCATCATCACAGTAACCGCACCCAGAACAATCGCTCCCTGTACGTTCAAGATTCATCTTTGTCTGTTGCATCCCACTTATCTGGGGCCACCCCACCACCCTCCTATGAAGAAGTTACCGGCCACTTAGAGAGCAGCAGCGATGAGACTACCGCCCCCTACAGCGATCCGCCGCCTAAATATGAGGAGATTGTTTTAGAAAAGTGA
- the ripply1 gene encoding protein ripply1 — protein MNSVCFAAPLSNTLKMQHPNSSPASLWRPWLVTRKDSRTECRRMKLACPYARPEVHGNTATDGKTQSFQHPVRLYWPRSKSFDYLFSDGEALLRNFPVQATINFYDESDSEDEEDSCEDDEDSDNEECLKLKGHFTSYN, from the exons ATGaattctgtgtgttttgccGCTCCTCTTTCTAACACACTGAAGATGCAGCATCCAAACAGCAG CCCAGCTTCCCTGTGGAGACCGTGGCTCGTGACCAGAAAGGATTCACGAACTGAATGCCGGAGAATGAAGCTGGCCTGT CCTTACGCCAGGCCAGAAGTACACGGCAACACAGCAACAGATGGCAAAACGCAGTCTTTCCAGCACCCTGTCAG gctTTATTGGCCCAGATCAAAGTCTTTTGACTACCTCTTCAGCGATGGCGAAGCTCTGCTCAGAAATTTCCCCGTTCAGGCCACCATCAACTTTTATGACGAGTCAGACAGCGAGGATGAGGAAGACAGCTGTGAGGACGACGAAGACAGCGACAATGAAGAGTGTCTTAAACTTAAAGGACACTTCACCAGCTACAACTGA